One window of the Endomicrobium proavitum genome contains the following:
- the rplA gene encoding 50S ribosomal protein L1 — translation MGKKFNEAAKLVDKTKEYQLDQAVDLVKQTAKAKFDETVELHIKLGIDPKQSDQIIRGTVTLPHGIGKTRKVAVIAKGEKQKEAQTAGADTVGSDELIEEIAKGVLNFDILVATPDVMKDLSKVAKILGPKGLMPNPKSGTVTFEIAKAVSELKKGRVEYKNDSYGIIHVPVGKVSFDKEKLSENIKALYEAVVKAKPSSSKGVYIKSVSISSTMGPGVYVDPRI, via the coding sequence ATGGGTAAGAAATTTAACGAAGCGGCAAAACTTGTTGACAAAACAAAAGAGTATCAGCTTGATCAGGCGGTAGATTTGGTAAAGCAAACCGCAAAAGCGAAGTTTGACGAAACCGTAGAATTGCACATTAAACTGGGCATAGATCCTAAGCAGAGCGATCAAATTATCAGGGGAACGGTAACTCTTCCGCACGGCATAGGTAAAACCAGAAAAGTTGCAGTTATAGCCAAAGGCGAAAAACAGAAAGAAGCGCAGACCGCTGGCGCAGACACCGTGGGTTCCGACGAATTGATTGAAGAAATAGCCAAAGGCGTTCTTAATTTTGATATTTTGGTTGCAACTCCGGACGTAATGAAAGATTTGAGCAAAGTCGCAAAAATTTTGGGACCTAAAGGTCTTATGCCAAATCCTAAATCCGGAACGGTAACTTTTGAAATAGCAAAAGCCGTAAGCGAACTTAAGAAAGGCAGAGTAGAATATAAAAACGATTCTTACGGAATAATTCACGTTCCCGTAGGAAAAGTTTCTTTTGATAAAGAAAAGTTGTCTGAAAATATAAAAGCTTTGTATGAAGCCGTAGTAAAAGCAAAACCGTCAAGTTCTAAAGGCGTATATATTAAGAGCGTATCCATTTCTTCTACAATGGGGCCCGGCGTATACGTAGATCCGAGAATTTAA